DNA sequence from the Tissierellales bacterium genome:
AAGAAGTGTTAGCTTTTGCCTGAGATTGATACCTTATCATTCTATTTCGCTCGTCTTGTAACTCTATGTCTAATATAGCCTTTTCATCTGCATTAGTCCTTAAAATAGAGCTAATTGCAGTGATTATCGATAAGATAGTTATGATTCCGAATATAGCTAAATCTCTATTGTAGAAGTAACTCACAATGGCGAAACTTTGCAAAAAAAGTACAAATAATAAGTTGATATTTGTTAGAAATTTTTTAATCATAATATTCCTCCTCGTAGATAAATATTTCTTCAATGGGCAAATGAAAGAAAATAGACAATTTAAAAGCTAATAGAATAGAAGGGTTGTATCTGCCATTTTCTATAGAACTTATAGTCTGCCTAGAGACCTTTAGAAGTTTTGAAAGTTGATCTTGGCTTAAATTTTTACTTTTTCTAATTTGTTCAAGGTTATTTTTCATAATATAACTCCTCTATGTAAAGCTTACTTTACGTAAAGACTATACTATAATATTAAATATGTCAAGCTTGCTTTACATAAAACTTGCAATTGTTTTCAGCAGTGGTAAAATAAAACTATATTAAAGCTATACTAGTTGTAGAATGACGATAAAATTTGACAGAGGGGATATCTATGCGTAAATATTGCAGAAGTCGAGTAGTCTTAATTATTACAGTTTTTTTGATGATATTTTATTCTAATTCAGGATTAGCAAAAAACACTTCACATTCAGGAGTTCTTTCAAATACTTTTAAGAATACAGAAGATGAAATACTCACTATTGGAGGACCTTGCAAAAACAATATATTTCAGGAACAGATTACAAGTTATAAATACAATAATTATTTAGTATATTATAATAACCACTCTATAAAATCAGAAGAATTCTCAGATGAGGGTAATGATGAGCTAGCTGAAGAAGAATTACCAAACATTGATAGAATATCGGTGCTCATGTACCATCATATAGTTGAAGATTCACAGATAGGTAAAAAAAATCAATCTATTATAAAGAAGTCACAATTTGAAAGGGATATGAAAATAATACATGATAGGGTTTTTAAGACGCTAAGTGCAGAGGAGTTTCAAAATTGGATAGAGGGAAAGCAAAAAATAGGTCAAAAGTCGGTGTTAATTACTTTTGATGATGGTTATGAGTCCAATATCAAAATAGCATATCCGATAATGAAATCCTACAATCAAAAAGGTATAGTTCACATTATGGGAAATTATTTGAGATCAAGAGAGCAGATGGTGGATTCAAAGTATGAAATGATATTGAAGGAAGACTATGATTTGAAAGATTACAACGATGTATTTGATTTTGGAATGCATACATATGAGCTTCACTTTTTGAAAAAGAATAGCAGGGGAAGATGGAGACCATATATCACATTCTTGTCTAAGGATCAAATATACAGAGATTTGAAGTTGAATTTGGATATGGGATTGTACCCTATATTTGCATATCCATATGGAGAAGTTACAAAGTCGACATATGAGGTGATGGATGAACTGGGAATAGATATAGGATTTACAATCAAAAAGGGATATGTATACAGAAATACAGATTTAAAGGCTGTACCGAGATTTAACATGAGTCCGGGCATGAGCAATAAGACTTTTGTAGATACAATAGAGGGAAGTCGAAGAGTTAGATAATTGAAATCAATTTATACTTTTTAGTAGAAGTATAGATGCTTGCCCAAATTATAGGAAAGCAGTTAGATGTTTCACGTGAAACATCTAACTGCTTTTTCTATTTAATAATTAGAGTGTTTCTGTCAATAATTTGCGATATAGAAGAACATATTTTTCTATATTCCAAATCAGAATTGAAATTGTCGATATCGCGGCAATTTAGACTGAAGCCATCATTATCGTACCTTGGAAAGATGTGTAAATGATAGTGACCTATATCATTGAATTTGCCACCATTTTGCATGATAGAATAACCTTGTAACGGGTATGTGTTTTTTAGAGCTATAAGCAGCATTTTTGAAATGTCCATAACTCTAGTGGATTCATTATGAGTTAATTCATCTAAATCTAGCTTATGGGTTTTGGTTGCGATAAGTAAGTGGCCGAGATTGATGGGGTCATGGTCCATGAATACGATGATTAAATCGTCTTGTAAACTATATTTGCCTCTAGTTTTTGATTGATAATATTACAAAATATACAGGAATTCAAAATGAAATTACCTCCTAGAATTAATTTT
Encoded proteins:
- a CDS encoding helix-turn-helix transcriptional regulator, translated to MKNNLEQIRKSKNLSQDQLSKLLKVSRQTISSIENGRYNPSILLAFKLSIFFHLPIEEIFIYEEEYYD
- a CDS encoding polysaccharide deacetylase family protein, with protein sequence MRKYCRSRVVLIITVFLMIFYSNSGLAKNTSHSGVLSNTFKNTEDEILTIGGPCKNNIFQEQITSYKYNNYLVYYNNHSIKSEEFSDEGNDELAEEELPNIDRISVLMYHHIVEDSQIGKKNQSIIKKSQFERDMKIIHDRVFKTLSAEEFQNWIEGKQKIGQKSVLITFDDGYESNIKIAYPIMKSYNQKGIVHIMGNYLRSREQMVDSKYEMILKEDYDLKDYNDVFDFGMHTYELHFLKKNSRGRWRPYITFLSKDQIYRDLKLNLDMGLYPIFAYPYGEVTKSTYEVMDELGIDIGFTIKKGYVYRNTDLKAVPRFNMSPGMSNKTFVDTIEGSRRVR